In Coturnix japonica isolate 7356 chromosome 7, Coturnix japonica 2.1, whole genome shotgun sequence, one DNA window encodes the following:
- the BAZ2B gene encoding bromodomain adjacent to zinc finger domain protein 2B isoform X15, which translates to MCFSLFFLLVETLNSSRLTKQRCHRTEHICHNMESGERLTSSSVSSSAAVSSPVASTPSVASAVSKSSLTTGAASLISTVNTSEWWRTADSHSRSGAAFFPPLLGISPLFAPPAQNHDSIPFHPRTTGKNNRGSLEKGINGSLNGSSTTAASAISTSVLSTSIATSAGQGKAITSGAGGRKYNQEQSKVQLLDTRADKIKDKKPRKKAVESSSDSDSGSSSDTSSEGISSSDSDDLEEDEEEEEDQSAEESEDDDSDSENEAHCENKNKVLMHSGVKDMKTDGQKAHEKSQEKRTHQQIPLVSDSQTHSSFQPQQKQPQVLSQQLPFIFQSSQAKEEPVNKHTSVIQSTGLVPNVKPLSLVHQAKKEAYLKIIVPPPDLLKAGNKNTSDESIALVSDVRSKREQYKQTFPAVQLKKQESKNLKKVIASLSSSKPTSSSPAHQKLTSLENNHSNPFLTNALLGNHQPNGVIQSVIQEVPLALTAKQKSQTKINESVAIASSTPFSLPVNLSACGKKTTGNRTLVVPSTSPVLPGSGKDKPVSNNAVNAVKTQHRLPSAKLVVEQFRGVDSDAPSSKESDDSNDDDDDDEDEDEDDEDDDSDDSQSESDSNSESDTDGSEDEDDEDDKDQDESDTDTEGEKTPLKVKKTGSSMKSSSIGPAAHSTPLNLQVAKTPSSAPSALCPETQPAVFLGTSPSTLTPSSHCGTSKRRRVTDERELRVPLEYGWQRETRIRNFGGRLQGEVAYFAPCGKKLRQYPEVVKGVQWCLLKEEEVIPCIRAMEGRRGRPPNPDRQHSREESRMRRRKGRPPNVGSTEFLDSTDAKLLRKLQAQEIARQAAQIKLLRKLQKQEQARAAKEAKKQQAIMAAEEKRKQKEQIKIMKQQEKIKRIQQIRMEKELRAQQILEAKKKKKEEAANAKLLEAEKRIKEKEMRRQQAVLLKHQELERHRLDMERERRRQHMMLMKAMEARKKAEEKERLKQEKRDEKRLNKERKLEQRRLELEMAKELKKPNEDMCLADQKPLPELPRIPGLVLSGSTFSDCLMIVQFLRNFGKVLGFDVNTDVPSLSTLQEGLLNIGDSRGEVQDLLVKLVSAAVCDPGLVTGYKAKTILGEHLLNVGINRDNVSEILQIFMEAHCGQTELTESLKTKAFQAHAPAQKAAVLAFLVNELACSKSVVSEIDKNIDYMSNLRRDKWMVEGKLRNLRIIHAKKTGKRDATGGGEVGEEPHSLETPTSGRKRRRKGGDSDYDEDDDDDSDDQADEDDEDEEDKEDKKGKKAEVCEDEDDGDQTASVEELEKQIEKLTKQQSQYRKKLFEASHCLRSMMFGQDRYRRRYWILPQCGGIFVEGMESGEGLEEIAKEKEKLKKVESVHVKEEVLEISEEKISCLNTTHCEQKEDLKEKDNTNLFLQKPGSFSKLSKLLEVAKMPHESDVMPQKPNGGAANGCTPSYQNTSQNSLCSLQPSVSQSNSEKSDSNNLFSPIASGTGKFYSSPVIPSDQLLKTLTEKNRQWFSLLPRVPCDDMSVTHADAPATATSLTPQSHPPSKSPSPVPSPLLGSTSAQSPMGLSPFALPPLQMKPGLPVMGLQFCGWPTGVLTSNVQFSSPLPTIGSGLGLSEGNGNSFLTSSVPTSKSESPALQTEKIASATCTAVEVAKPADHSNPKPIPEEMQYGWWRITDPEDLKSLHKVLNLRGIREKALQKQIQKHMDYITLACIKNKDVAIIDINENEDNQVTQDVVENWSVEEQEMEVDLAILQQVEDLERRVASASLQVKGWLCPEPASEREDLVYHEHKSIIRLHKKHDGDSAGGGEGSTSSLERKSDNPLDIAVTRLADLERNIERRTEEDIAPGLRVWRKALSEARSAAQVALCIQQLQKSIAWEKSIMKVYCQICRKGDNEELLLLCDGCDKGCHTYCHRPKITTIPDGDWFCPACIAKASGQTLKLKKLQIKGKKSNEQKRGRKLPGDTEDEDSATTSTSLKRGKTDPKKRKMDESVSVSQGKQENFTAIKKPKRDDSKDLAMCSMILSELETHEDAWPFLLPVNLKLVPGYKKVIKKPMDFSTIRDKLTSGQYPNVEAFSLDVRLVFDNCETFNEDDSDIGRAGHNMRKYFEKRWTEIFKLS; encoded by the exons aTATGGAGTCTGGAGAGCGGTTAACATCATCATCAGTCTCCTCAAGTGCAGCTGTTTCATCTCCAGTGGCTTCTACACCTTCTGTAGCTTCTGCAGTTTCCAAGAGTAGCCTTACCACTGGAGCTGCGTCGTTGATTTCCACAGTCAACACCAGTG AATGGTGGCGGACAGCGGACTCTCACTCTCGCTCTGGGGCAGCTTTTTTCCCACCGCTCTTGGGCATCTCACCACTCTTTGCACCTCCTGCCCAGAACCATGATTCTATTCCGTTCCACCCAagaactacaggaaaaaataatcgTGGCAGTTTAGAAAAAG GTATAAATGGATCGCTGAATGGGAGCAGTACTACTGCAGCGTCTGCTATCAGCACATCTGTACTATCCACTAGTATTGCAACATCTGCAGGACAAGGAAAAGCTATAACCTCAGGAGCAGGAGGCCGCAAATACAACCAGGAGCAAAGCAAAGTTCAGCTTTTGGACACCAGAGCTGACAAAATCAAAGATAAG aaacccagaaaaaaagcagtagaaagCTCCAGTGACAGTGACTCAGGCTCCTCATCAGACACATCAAGTGAAGGCATAAGCAGCAGTGATTCCGATGACCtagaggaagatgaagaggaggaggaggaccAGAGTGCTGAAGAGAGTGAAGATGATGACTctgattctgaaaatgaagcacaCTGCGAAAACAAGAACAAG GTGCTAATGCATAGTGGTGTAAAAGATATGAAAACTGATGGGCAGAAAGCCCATGAAAAGTCCCAAGAAAAAAGAACGCACCAGCAGATACCTCTTGTGTCTGATTCCCAGACTCATTCATCATTCCAGCCCCAGCAGAAGCAGCCTCAGGTTTTGTCACAGCAACTTCCGTTTATTTTCCAAAGCTCTCAGGCGAAGGAGGAACCTGTGAACAAACACACAAGTGTAATACAGTCTACAGGATTGGTTCCCAATGTGAAACCTTTGTCTTTGGTACATCAAGCCAAAAAGGAAGCCTATTTAAAAATCATAGTTCCTCCTCCTGACCTACTCAAAGCAGGGAATAAGAATACCTCTGACGAATCCATCGCTTTGGTCAGTGACGTACGATCGAAACGA GAACAATATAAACAGACattcccagcagtgcagctaAAGAAACAGGAATCAAAGAACCTGAAGAAGGTTATTGCATCTTTGTCAAGCTCAAAACCAACATCTAGTTCACCAGCTCATCAAAAACTCACATCTTTGGAAAACAATCATTCTAATCCATTCCTGACAAATGCACTTTTAGGTAATCACCAACCCAATGGAGTTATTCAGAGCGTCATCCAGGAAGTTCCTCTTGCACttactgcaaaacagaaatcccAAACCAAGATCAATGAAAGTGTAGCCATTGCTAGCAGTACCCCCTTTTCTTTGCCAGTGAACTTGAGTGcatgtgggaaaaaaacaactggtaACCGGACACTTGTTGTGCCCTCTACCTCTCCTGTGTTACCTGGTTCAGGAAAGGATAAACCAGTCAGCAATAATGCAGTAAATGCTGTAAAAACACAACACCGCCTTCCGTCTGCAAAACTGGTGGTGGAGCAGTTCAGAGGGGTAGACTCAGATGCCCCCAGCAGTAAAGAATCTGACGACtcaaatgatgatgatgacgacgatgaagatgaagatgaggatgatgaagatgatgattcTGATGATAGCCAATCAG AGTCCGACAGTAATTCTGAGTCAGATACAGATGGGtctgaagatgaagatgatgaggaTGATAAGGATCAAGATGAATCAGATACAGATACTGAGGGAGAAAAAACTCCGCtaaaagtgaagaaaactgGTTCCTCCATGAAGAGCTCTTCCATTGGTCCTGCAGCTCATTCCACTCCACTAAATCTCCAAGTAGCAAAGACCCCAAGCTCTGCACCATCTGCCTTGTGTCCTGAGACCCAGCCTGCAGTTTTTCTTGGGACATCACCATCTACTCTTACACCAAGTTCACACTGTG gCACTTCAAAGAGACGAAGAGTAACAGATGAGCGGGAGCTGCGTGTTCCTCTGGAATATGG CTGGCAAAGAGAAACCCGAATAAGAAACTTTGGTGGTCGTCTTCAGGGAGAAGTAGCGTATTTTGCACCTTGTGGAAAGAAGCTGAGACAGTATCCTGAAGTAGTAAAG GGCGTGCAGTGGTGTCTTCTGAAGGAGGAGGAAGTCATTCCCTGCATCAGAGCTATGGAAGGGCGTAGAGGACGTCCACCAAATCCAGACAGACAGCATTCTAGAGAGGAATCAAGAATGAGACGTCGTAAAGGCCGACCTCCAAACGTTGGAAGCACTGAATTTCTAGACAGCACTGATGCGAAACTTCTGAGAAAGCTACAAGCGCAAG AAATAGCAAGACAAGCAGCACAAATAAAGCTACTAAGAAAACTCCAGAAGCAAGAACAAGCTCGAGCTgccaaagaagcaaaaaaacagCAAG CTATTATGGCAGCTGAAGAAAAGCGAAAGCAAAAAGAGCAGATAAAGATAATGAAGCAGCAG GAAAAGATTAAGCGTATCCAGCAAATCAGAATGGAGAAAGAACTTCGAGCTCAACAAATTTTAGAG gcaaaaaagaagaagaaagaagaagcagcaaatgCTAAATTACTGGAGGCTGAAAAACGAATAAAG gaaaaagagatgcGAAGGCAACAAGCTGTTCTTCTCAAGCACCAG GAGTTGGAGAGGCATAGACTAGATATG GAACGAGAGAGGAGAAGACAACATATGATGCTTATGAAAGCCATGGAAGCACgtaaaaaagcagaa gaaaaagagcGATTAAAGCAAGAGAAACGTGACGAAAAAAGGTTAAATAAAGAACGTAAACTAGAACAGCGAAGACTGGAATTAGAAATGGCAAAGGAGCTAAAGAAGCCTAATGAAGATATGTGCTTAGCAGACCAGAAG CCTTTACCGGAGCTGCCTCGCATCCCAGGCCTTGTTCTGTCTGGAAGCACGTTTTCAGATTGTCTCATGATAGTGCAGTTCTTGCGTAACTTTGGTAAAGTTCTTGGCTTTGATGTGAATACGGACGTGCCTTCCCTGAGCACTCTTCAGGAGGGTTTGCTGAACATAGGAGACAGCAGAGGAGAAGTACAGGACTTGCTTGTAAAGcttgtttctgcagctgtttgtgaTCCAGGACTTGTTACAGGATACAAG gctaaAACTATTCTTGGGGAGCACTTACTGAATGTTGGCATCAATCGAGATAACGTGTCTGAGATTTTGCAGATATTTATGGAGGCTCATTGTGGGCAAACTGAGCTTACAGAGAGCTTGAAGACAAAAGCTTTTCAGGCACATGCTccagctcagaaagcagcagtgctggctttcCTTGTCAATGAGTTAGCTTGCAGCAAAAGTGTAGTCAG TGAAATTGATAAAAATATTGATTATATGTCGAACTTAAGGAGAGATAAATGGATGGTTGAAGGCAAACTTCGGAA TCTTAGAATCATTCATGCAAAAAAAACTGGCAAAAGAGATGCTACAGGAGGTGGTGAAGTAGGAGAGGAGCCGCATTCTTTGGAAACGCCAACATCAGGCCGCAAACGGAGACGAAAGGGTGGGGATAGTGATTATGATGAAGATGACGACGATGACAGCGATGACCAGGCagatgaggatgatgaggatgaagaggacaaagaagataaaaaaggaaagaaagcagaagtttgTGAGGATGAG GATGATGGAGACCAGACAGCAAGTGTTGAAGAACTAGAGAAGCAGATTGAAAAACTGACCAAG caacaaagccAGTACAGGAAGAAGTTATTTGAAGCCTCACATTGTTTGCGTTCAATGATGTTTGGCCAAGATCGTTACAGGCGCCGGTACTGGATTCTGCCCCAGTGTGGTGGCATTTTTGTAGAAGGCATGGAAAGTGGCGAAG gTCTAGAAgaaattgcaaaagaaaaagagaagttaaaaaaagTGGAAAGCGTACATGTTAAAGAAGAGGTTCTTGagatctcagaagaaaaaataagctgtttAAATACAACTCACTGTGAGCAAAAGgaagatctgaaagaaaaggacaacactaatttgtttttgcaaaagCCTGGGTCATTTTCAAAACTAAGCAAACTGTTAGAGGTTGCGAAAATGCCACATGAGTCTGATGTCATGCCCCAAAAACCTAATGGTGGTGCAGCAAATGGATGCACTCCATCTTATCAAAATACCTCCCAAAACTCTCTGTGCAGTCTTCAACCCAGCGTATCACAAAGCAACAGCGAGAAGTCTGATTCTAATAATCTTTTCAGTCCTATTGCAAGCGGGACAGGAAAGTTTTATAGTTCTCCAGTAATTCCAAGTGATCAGTTGTTAAAGACTCTTACTGAGAAGAACAGGCAGTGGTTCAGCCTTTTGCCGAGAGTACCCTGTGATGACATGTCAGTTACCCATGCAGATGCACCAGCTACTGCAACTTCACTTACTCCTCAGTCACATCCACCATCAAAATCACCTTCACCTGTTCCATCACCTCTTCTGGGTTCAACCTCTGCACAGAGTCCAATGGGATTAAGTCCTTTTGCATTGCCACCACTGCAg ATGAAGCCTGGACTACCTGTCATGGGACTTCAGTTTTGTGGATGGCCTACAGGAGTTCTTACTTCAAATGTTCAATTTTCATCTCCTTTACCTACTATTGGATCAGGGTTGGGATTATCAGAAGGGAATGGTAACTCATTCTTGACATCTAGTGTTCCTACAAGTAAAAGTGAATCACCAGCACTGCAGACTGAGAAAATAGCTTCTGCCACCTGTACAGCAGTGGAAGTGGCCAAGCCAGCAGATCACTCAAACCCAAAACCTATACCAGAAG AAATGCAGTATGGGTGGTGGAGGATTACTGATCCTGAGGACCTAAAATCTTTGCATAAAGTGCTGAATCTCAGGGGAATAAGAGAAAAGgcattacaaaaacaaatacagaaacacaTGGACTATATCACTCTGGCCTGCATCAAAAATAAGGATG TTGCAATTATTGATATCAATGAAAACGAAGATAACCAGGTAACTCAAGATGTTGTGGAAAACTGGTCAGTAGAAGAGCAAGAAATGGAGGTGGACCTTGCTATTCTTCAGCAGGTGGAAGATCTAGAGAGGAGAGTTGCTTCAGCTAGTTTGCAAGTTAAG GGCTGGCTGTGTCCTGAACCTGCATCAGAAAGAGAAGACTTGGTATATCATGAACATAAGTCAATTATTAGATTGCACAAGAAGCACGATGGAGATAGTGCTGGAGGCGGAGAAGGCAGTACCAGCTCTCTAGAGCGGAAGAGTGACAACCCTCTAGATATAGCTGTAACCAGACTTGCTGACTTGGAGCGGAACATAGAGCGAAG AACTGAAGAGGATATTGCTCCAGGGCTAAGGGTATGGAGAAAGGCATTGTCAGAAGCACGAAGTGCTGCACAGGTGGCTCTGTGCATTCAGCAATTACAGAAATCAATAGCATGGGAGAAATCTATTATGAAAGTT TACTGCCAAATATGTCGAAAGGGAGATAATgaggaactgctgctgctttgtgatgGTTGCGATAAAGGCTGTCATACCTACTGCCACAGACCCAAGATTACTACCATACCAGATGGTGACTGGTTTTGTCCTGCCTGCATAGCAAAG gcaaGTGGTCAAactctaaaattaaaaaaacttcaaatcaaaggaaaaaaaagtaatgaacaAAAGAGAGGCAGGAAATTACCAGGAGATACAGAAGATGAAGACTCGGCGACTACTAGCACCTCattaaaaagagggaaaacagaccctaagaaaaggaaaatggatgaAAGTGTTTCTGTAAGCcagggaaagcaagaaaatttcACTGCTATAAAGAAACCTAAAAGAGATGACTCCAAGGACCTGGCTATGTGCAG CATGATTCTCTCAGAATTGGAAACTCATGAAGATGCTTGGCCTTTCTTACTTCCTGTAAACTTGAAACTTGTTCCTGGTTATAAGAAAGTTATTAAGAAGCCAATGGACTTTTCCACCATTAGAGACAAGCTAACCAGTGGACA gtACCCTAATGTTGAAGCATTCTCGCTAGATGTCAGGCTTGTTTTTGACAACTGTGAAACCTTTAATGAAGATGATTCTGACATAGGCAGGGCTGGCCACAACATGaggaaatactttgaaaaaagATGGACAGAGATTTTCAAATTGAGCTGA